A stretch of Roseibium porphyridii DNA encodes these proteins:
- a CDS encoding DUF427 domain-containing protein, with translation MTVRAQRTANDYGVLVEPLTGEVTAWRNNVVLARSTRARVMYETRLPPVVYFPKDDIRADLKPAPDYRTFCPLKGTASYSDVQVSGETIENGAWHYPTALPEGQAVDGFHAFMPGVASRIEYDGKQLDTPFGGNISGPIVDWLLREAWTARTAEELISALGKKLVEDGVAVCRMTVLIWSLHPMIAGQNSIWQRDTDEVTSRYPSYELLESPIFKNSPLQHVADGLGGVRQKLDTNPDEFNFPIMDDLREQGVTDYVAMPLPFSDGRINVLTLASDHPNGFTTANLGLIFECSALISRLFEVFALTSNATTILETYLGKRTGARVLGGEIRRGDGEVIDASILFCDLRHSTRLETELGRDAYLSELNRFFEVTTEIVNEHEGEVLKFIGDAVLAIFPAGGDRDKACRQAVASADQIVQRLAVPEEDGNGIPLTCAIGIAFGEVTYGNVGSKERLDFTVIGSAANIAARLGDHGKVVGHPIVASKDVADEADCGATPLGAVELHNVADPVEAFAVSVCPAETAS, from the coding sequence ATGACAGTGCGCGCGCAACGAACGGCAAACGATTATGGTGTCTTGGTGGAGCCGCTCACCGGCGAGGTGACTGCCTGGCGGAACAACGTCGTTCTGGCAAGATCCACCAGGGCCCGTGTCATGTATGAAACCCGGCTTCCTCCCGTGGTTTATTTTCCTAAGGACGACATTCGCGCAGATCTGAAACCGGCACCTGATTACCGGACATTCTGTCCGCTCAAAGGCACGGCCTCATACAGCGATGTTCAAGTGTCAGGTGAGACGATTGAAAATGGCGCCTGGCATTACCCGACCGCCTTGCCTGAAGGGCAGGCCGTTGACGGGTTTCATGCGTTCATGCCCGGTGTTGCCTCTCGCATTGAATATGACGGCAAGCAACTGGACACGCCCTTTGGCGGCAATATTTCCGGGCCGATTGTCGATTGGCTGCTGCGCGAGGCATGGACGGCACGGACGGCTGAGGAGCTCATTTCAGCTTTGGGCAAAAAGCTTGTCGAGGACGGTGTCGCCGTTTGCCGGATGACCGTGTTGATCTGGTCCCTTCATCCGATGATCGCTGGCCAGAATTCGATCTGGCAGCGGGACACAGACGAGGTTACCAGCCGCTATCCTTCGTACGAGCTTCTGGAAAGTCCGATTTTCAAGAACAGTCCGCTGCAGCATGTGGCAGACGGGTTGGGCGGCGTGAGGCAGAAACTCGATACCAACCCAGACGAATTCAACTTTCCGATTATGGATGATTTGAGAGAGCAGGGTGTTACCGACTATGTCGCGATGCCGTTGCCCTTCTCCGATGGTCGGATCAACGTGTTGACGTTGGCCTCTGACCATCCGAATGGTTTTACGACAGCCAATCTGGGATTGATTTTCGAGTGCTCTGCGCTCATCAGCCGCTTGTTTGAGGTCTTTGCCCTCACGTCGAATGCGACAACGATCCTGGAAACCTATCTTGGCAAGAGAACCGGCGCACGTGTTCTGGGCGGGGAAATTCGCCGTGGCGATGGCGAAGTTATCGACGCATCGATCCTGTTCTGCGACCTGCGTCATTCGACGCGGCTGGAAACCGAACTCGGGCGCGATGCTTACTTGTCCGAGTTGAACAGGTTCTTCGAAGTGACGACCGAAATTGTCAACGAGCATGAGGGCGAAGTTCTGAAGTTCATTGGCGATGCGGTTCTTGCTATTTTTCCCGCAGGTGGGGATCGCGACAAGGCCTGTCGACAGGCCGTGGCCAGTGCAGATCAGATCGTGCAACGTTTGGCGGTCCCCGAAGAAGACGGCAACGGCATTCCCCTGACATGTGCCATCGGCATTGCCTTTGGTGAAGTCACCTATGGAAATGTAGGCTCAAAAGAACGCCTGGATTTCACCGTGATTGGAAGCGCGGCCAACATTGCCGCCCGGCTTGGCGATCATGGCAAGGTTGTCGGTCATCCAATCGTTGCGTCAAAAGATGTTGCCGACGAGGCCGATTGCGGAGCAACGCCACTGGGCGCTGTTGAATTGCACAATGTTGCAGACCCCGTCGAAGCCTTCGCCGTTAGTGTCTGCCCGGCCGAGACTGCTTCGTAG
- a CDS encoding NAD(P)-dependent oxidoreductase, with protein MRVGFIGLGNVGGKLAGSILRNGYQLDVHDLNPLPVEKFVSLGANRAATPKEMAGRCDVVITCLPTPSACASVVEGPEGLLEGMGPGKIWAEMSTTDADETRRLAGRVIAAGGEAIECPVSGGCHRAATGNISIFAGCSRETFERALPFLTVLGRRVLHTGDIGSASVLKVVTNYLATANLVSLAEALVTCKAAGLDLNTSYEAIRISSGNSFVHETESQVILNGSRDISFTMDLVAKDIGLFQNLAQSHDVPLEVSPLLNRIFADAIDRYGERELSPNIIKRLEEATGLEVLANGFPPEMIDDEPEEPGYEVKPTQDVCIYDEREGADG; from the coding sequence ATGCGTGTCGGTTTTATTGGTCTAGGAAATGTCGGCGGAAAACTGGCCGGAAGCATCTTGCGCAATGGTTATCAGCTGGATGTTCATGATCTCAATCCGCTCCCTGTCGAAAAGTTCGTATCTCTGGGAGCGAACCGGGCCGCCACGCCCAAGGAAATGGCCGGTAGATGCGACGTTGTCATCACCTGTCTGCCGACGCCATCGGCCTGTGCATCGGTTGTCGAAGGGCCAGAAGGCCTTCTGGAAGGCATGGGGCCAGGCAAGATCTGGGCGGAAATGTCCACCACTGATGCCGATGAGACAAGACGCCTGGCAGGACGTGTCATCGCCGCAGGCGGCGAAGCGATCGAATGTCCGGTCTCCGGTGGCTGTCATCGTGCTGCCACCGGCAACATTTCAATCTTTGCAGGATGTAGCCGCGAGACGTTTGAAAGGGCCTTGCCTTTTCTGACTGTGCTCGGTCGGCGGGTTCTTCATACAGGTGATATCGGCTCGGCTTCCGTCTTGAAGGTGGTCACAAACTACCTGGCGACGGCGAACCTCGTCTCATTGGCGGAAGCGCTGGTGACCTGCAAAGCTGCCGGATTGGACTTGAACACGTCATACGAGGCCATTCGGATCTCGTCCGGTAACTCCTTCGTTCACGAGACGGAAAGCCAGGTGATCCTCAATGGCTCTCGAGACATTTCCTTCACGATGGACCTGGTTGCCAAGGACATTGGACTGTTCCAGAATTTGGCTCAAAGTCACGACGTGCCCTTGGAAGTGTCACCCTTGCTGAACCGCATCTTCGCCGATGCGATTGACAGATACGGAGAGCGTGAGCTTTCACCCAATATTATCAAAAGGCTGGAAGAGGCGACCGGACTTGAGGTCCTTGCTAACGGATTTCCACCCGAGATGATTGACGACGAACCGGAAGAGCCTGGATACGAGGTAAAGCCTACGCAAGATGTCTGCATTTACGATGAACGGGAAGGTGCGGACGGATGA
- a CDS encoding RidA family protein — protein sequence MAKSFDPSDLWSPFGAFSQSVIAGEGKTIYLKGQVSLGPDGEVVGEGDMAAQVAQVLKNISCVLGAMGGRMSDIVSLQQFTTDIQAFMRCAEIRSRFFDAPYPVTTTLEISSLYDARLLVEITAIAEIPVSRFVMPDAALEKHQ from the coding sequence ATGGCAAAAAGTTTTGATCCTTCAGATCTCTGGAGCCCTTTTGGTGCCTTTTCTCAGAGTGTGATCGCTGGAGAAGGAAAAACGATCTACTTAAAGGGGCAAGTTTCGCTCGGACCAGATGGTGAGGTTGTCGGTGAGGGGGACATGGCGGCTCAAGTTGCTCAAGTCTTGAAAAACATCTCCTGTGTTCTGGGCGCTATGGGTGGACGAATGAGCGACATTGTTTCACTCCAGCAATTTACGACAGATATTCAAGCCTTCATGCGCTGTGCTGAAATAAGGTCACGTTTCTTTGACGCGCCTTATCCTGTCACAACAACTTTGGAAATCTCATCGCTTTATGACGCAAGATTGCTTGTTGAGATAACCGCCATTGCTGAAATCCCTGTAAGCCGCTTTGTCATGCCAGATGCCGCGTTGGAAAAGCACCAATAA
- a CDS encoding ArsR/SmtB family transcription factor, whose product MNDMPPQKATSDVFHAIADPNRRALLGFLAHESRPVGDCVEELGITYSAVSQHLSVLREVGLVESKTHGRKRLYRSRFEPLQTVHDWTALYRPYWQNRLKGLGEYLNRQEGDGQE is encoded by the coding sequence ATGAATGACATGCCTCCACAAAAAGCAACATCAGACGTTTTTCATGCCATAGCGGATCCCAATCGCAGGGCCCTGCTTGGATTTCTCGCTCATGAATCGAGACCTGTCGGAGATTGTGTTGAGGAACTCGGGATTACGTACTCGGCAGTTTCGCAACATCTAAGTGTACTGCGTGAAGTCGGACTGGTTGAGAGCAAAACTCATGGCAGAAAACGGCTCTACCGCTCACGATTTGAGCCATTGCAAACAGTTCACGACTGGACGGCCCTCTACCGGCCGTATTGGCAAAATCGCCTCAAGGGCCTTGGCGAGTATTTAAACCGACAAGAGGGTGACGGACAGGAATGA
- a CDS encoding SRPBCC family protein, whose product MSQILNLNLEEFYPHPLERVWQALTDPAAISEWLMPCDFQPVVGHKFTIRGNATENWRGFTHCEVLTLEAPTLMEWLWESTDVEEPTRVSFELQSFQGGTKLSLRHTGTTTRKDIESLSSGWPQKLRQLKELLFNLEC is encoded by the coding sequence ATGAGCCAGATCCTCAATCTGAATCTTGAAGAATTCTACCCACACCCCCTGGAACGTGTGTGGCAGGCACTGACTGATCCTGCTGCAATTTCCGAATGGCTGATGCCATGTGATTTTCAGCCTGTTGTTGGTCATAAGTTTACTATTCGCGGCAACGCCACTGAGAACTGGCGCGGCTTCACTCATTGTGAAGTACTTACACTCGAAGCACCCACGTTGATGGAGTGGCTATGGGAAAGCACTGACGTTGAAGAACCTACGCGTGTTTCATTCGAACTTCAGTCTTTCCAAGGCGGCACCAAACTCTCGCTGCGTCATACCGGAACGACCACTCGCAAAGACATCGAAAGCCTGTCCTCGGGATGGCCTCAAAAACTTCGCCAGCTCAAAGAGTTACTTTTCAATCTTGAATGCTAG
- a CDS encoding PAS domain-containing protein codes for MAKDVIVTGVEQFFGDDEIIVSKTDLKGRITYCNDVFLRIAGYTEKECLGEPHNIIRHPDMPRCVFDLLWGHIQDRREIFAYVVNRCKNGDHYWVLAHVTPSVDNNGDVVGYHSNRRVPDRNILEGVVAPLYADLVAEERRHANRKDGLHSSREMVAGILQERGVPYDEFIAGL; via the coding sequence ATGGCCAAGGATGTAATTGTTACCGGTGTCGAGCAGTTTTTCGGTGATGATGAAATCATCGTCAGTAAAACGGATCTCAAAGGCCGGATCACCTATTGCAATGATGTGTTTCTCAGAATTGCCGGATACACCGAGAAAGAATGCCTCGGCGAACCGCACAACATCATTCGTCATCCGGACATGCCGCGTTGCGTTTTTGATCTCTTGTGGGGACATATCCAGGATCGACGCGAGATTTTTGCTTACGTGGTCAACCGCTGCAAGAACGGCGACCACTACTGGGTTCTCGCCCATGTGACGCCGAGCGTCGACAACAACGGAGACGTTGTCGGATATCACTCGAACAGGCGGGTCCCGGACAGAAATATTCTGGAGGGAGTTGTCGCTCCTCTTTATGCCGATTTGGTTGCCGAAGAGCGCCGTCACGCCAACAGAAAAGACGGTCTCCATTCCTCCAGGGAAATGGTTGCCGGCATCCTGCAGGAACGAGGCGTTCCCTATGACGAGTTCATTGCCGGTCTTTGA
- a CDS encoding SRPBCC family protein, producing MAGYKRIVEVDVPASAIYAAITSGVVNWWTTGSGDASEVGMVFSTRFGETYNHIKVAKLVPNERIEWDILEHYHANDTLKRDDEWTGTRILWNLIELDENRTRLEFTHEGLIESMECWDICEAGWNFFLLESLKPYLEKGEGQPFQHEQ from the coding sequence ATGGCTGGATACAAAAGAATTGTCGAAGTCGATGTGCCTGCCAGTGCCATCTATGCAGCGATAACCAGCGGCGTAGTAAACTGGTGGACGACTGGCTCTGGCGATGCTTCGGAAGTGGGGATGGTTTTTTCCACTCGCTTCGGAGAAACATACAACCACATCAAGGTCGCCAAGTTGGTACCCAATGAACGCATCGAGTGGGACATTTTAGAACACTATCATGCAAACGATACCTTGAAGCGGGACGACGAATGGACCGGAACAAGGATATTGTGGAATTTGATAGAACTGGACGAAAACAGAACGCGACTTGAGTTTACTCATGAAGGGCTCATTGAAAGCATGGAATGCTGGGATATCTGCGAAGCAGGATGGAATTTTTTCCTTCTGGAAAGCTTGAAACCCTATCTTGAAAAAGGTGAAGGGCAACCGTTCCAGCACGAACAATGA
- a CDS encoding aldehyde dehydrogenase family protein — MIEKRQFYIGGRWVEPLGPDQMDVVNPANEEAVGIISMGTAADVDKAVSAAKDAFPGWAETSIDERAALIERIIEVYKRRTPEMDAAIRLEMGAPQTFAREQQTPAGIGHLMATLEALKSHRFERSSPRGGSLIVHEPVGVCGLITPWNWPINQIAAKVAPALAAGCTMVLKPSEIAPLSALLFAEMLDEAGCPAGVFNLINGDGPTVGAAMSAHPDIDMMSFTGSTRAGVSVAQNAAPTVKRVALELGGKSANLLFADADLESAIRYSLESCFLNSGQSCDAPTRLLVEAKVYDLAVDLAAKFAGQTRVGDPAREGAHIGPVISGLQYEKIQGHIERAIADGARLVAGGPGKPDGFDRGFFVKPTVFADVTNLMAIARTEVFGPVLVMIPFQTEEEGIAMANDTPYGLAAYLQTGDQERANRVARKLRAGSVYINGGSPDWDVPFGGYKQSGNGREYGEFGLEDFLEVKAITTA; from the coding sequence ATGATTGAAAAGCGCCAATTCTATATCGGTGGAAGGTGGGTTGAGCCGCTTGGTCCTGATCAAATGGACGTGGTCAATCCTGCAAACGAAGAAGCGGTTGGCATAATCTCGATGGGCACGGCAGCCGACGTCGACAAGGCTGTCTCGGCGGCAAAAGATGCGTTTCCTGGCTGGGCTGAAACGTCTATTGACGAACGGGCGGCGCTCATCGAACGGATCATCGAGGTCTACAAGCGGCGAACACCTGAAATGGACGCAGCGATCCGGCTGGAAATGGGGGCTCCCCAAACCTTCGCACGCGAACAGCAGACGCCAGCCGGTATTGGCCATTTGATGGCAACGCTGGAAGCATTGAAATCTCACCGTTTCGAGAGATCGTCGCCGCGTGGAGGAAGCTTGATTGTGCACGAGCCTGTCGGGGTTTGCGGTCTGATCACACCCTGGAACTGGCCAATCAATCAGATCGCCGCAAAAGTTGCTCCAGCGCTTGCCGCGGGATGCACCATGGTTCTGAAGCCAAGTGAAATAGCGCCTCTTTCCGCGCTGCTTTTTGCTGAAATGCTTGATGAAGCAGGCTGTCCTGCCGGTGTTTTCAACCTGATCAACGGCGATGGCCCAACTGTCGGTGCGGCGATGTCGGCCCATCCGGACATTGATATGATGTCCTTCACCGGTTCGACGCGGGCAGGGGTTTCTGTCGCGCAGAATGCAGCTCCCACTGTCAAACGTGTTGCGCTCGAACTTGGCGGCAAATCGGCAAATCTGCTTTTTGCCGATGCGGATCTGGAATCCGCTATCCGATACTCACTGGAGAGCTGCTTCCTGAATTCGGGCCAATCCTGTGATGCGCCGACCAGGTTGCTGGTAGAGGCAAAGGTCTACGATCTGGCCGTAGACCTCGCAGCGAAGTTTGCCGGTCAGACCAGGGTGGGTGACCCGGCACGGGAAGGAGCGCATATCGGGCCCGTCATCAGCGGTCTGCAGTATGAAAAAATCCAGGGTCATATTGAACGTGCCATTGCCGACGGAGCCAGACTTGTTGCTGGAGGTCCCGGCAAACCGGACGGGTTCGACAGGGGCTTTTTTGTCAAGCCAACCGTTTTCGCTGACGTAACCAATTTAATGGCCATTGCCCGGACCGAAGTCTTCGGCCCGGTTCTGGTCATGATCCCCTTTCAAACCGAGGAAGAGGGGATCGCCATGGCAAACGACACGCCATACGGTCTTGCCGCCTATCTGCAAACCGGTGATCAGGAGCGCGCGAACCGGGTTGCGCGAAAGTTGAGGGCGGGAAGCGTTTACATCAACGGCGGCAGTCCGGATTGGGATGTGCCTTTCGGTGGCTATAAACAGTCGGGGAATGGTCGCGAATATGGCGAGTTTGGCCTTGAGGATTTTCTGGAGGTGAAGGCCATCACGACTGCTTAG
- a CDS encoding LysR substrate-binding domain-containing protein: MLSVPNLQWLRSFEAASRNGSFTAAGEELGLTQAAISTHIRALEQQLGHQLLIRSTRNVDLTASGKAYLPSVRKALTDLAVSTTGLFGTTAPGSVTIRAPISEAVLIIAPALASFQNEYPEIEIRLLSAIWADTVLETGIDIEIRLGTGNWPGAHAEALGLEVMVPVCHPDLAVNLHSAADLSEYPLIHILGFENHWVRFFEAQGISMPEDRGITVDTSLAAVEWAAAKGGVALLLGRVARQLASSGRLAIPFETTIPALQTHYLLHREGSSMRKPSAQRVETWLRELFQ; encoded by the coding sequence ATGCTGTCAGTCCCGAACCTCCAATGGCTTAGAAGTTTTGAAGCCGCAAGCCGCAACGGCAGCTTCACGGCTGCCGGAGAAGAACTTGGCCTGACCCAGGCTGCCATCAGCACTCACATCAGGGCCCTGGAACAGCAGCTTGGACATCAGCTCCTTATTCGCAGCACACGGAATGTGGACCTGACGGCCAGCGGCAAGGCTTATCTGCCTTCTGTCCGCAAGGCATTGACAGACCTCGCCGTTTCAACAACAGGGCTCTTTGGAACAACCGCTCCGGGCTCGGTTACCATTCGAGCACCTATTTCCGAGGCCGTTCTCATCATTGCGCCGGCTCTCGCCTCGTTTCAAAACGAGTACCCCGAGATTGAGATCAGGTTGCTGTCTGCAATCTGGGCGGACACCGTTCTTGAAACCGGTATTGATATCGAAATCCGCTTGGGGACAGGAAACTGGCCAGGCGCTCACGCGGAGGCGCTTGGCCTGGAGGTCATGGTTCCTGTCTGTCACCCGGACCTTGCAGTAAACCTGCATTCGGCCGCAGACCTGTCAGAATACCCGTTGATCCACATTCTTGGATTTGAAAACCATTGGGTCAGATTTTTTGAAGCACAGGGAATATCTATGCCTGAAGATCGAGGCATCACCGTCGACACCTCGCTTGCTGCCGTAGAATGGGCCGCAGCAAAGGGAGGTGTCGCACTGCTCTTGGGGCGCGTTGCGAGGCAGCTGGCCTCAAGCGGACGCCTTGCCATTCCCTTTGAGACAACCATTCCCGCGCTGCAGACCCACTATCTGCTTCACCGGGAAGGATCTTCAATGCGAAAACCTTCAGCACAAAGAGTTGAAACATGGCTCAGAGAGCTGTTCCAATAG
- a CDS encoding methyl-accepting chemotaxis protein, protein MIGDNRSAVKKALEVVEAVADGDFERRILNISEKGDAGRLLHAINRLIDRSDAYVRETKASLEYVSENKYFRRISTKGMTGAFGVASESINIAMQAMEERVGSFTGVVENFETKMATVVESVTTASGELEDSARSMDQSSTSMDEQATAVASSAANASSNVSSVAAATEQMTQSVSEINQQVSYSAQIAGEAVNEVEKANHDIKMLAESSDKIGEVVSLITDIANQTNLLALNATIEAARAGEMGKGFAVVASEVKELASETAKATDEIGAQIKSIQSASSQAVEFIGSIGTTISKVSEIASAISAAVEEQGAATAEIARNIEQASAGTNEVSSNIGMITNMAGSTKTEANHVLHAASGLSEQGEMLRHEVDGFLSEVRQVI, encoded by the coding sequence ATGATTGGCGACAACAGATCAGCGGTAAAGAAAGCGCTTGAAGTCGTGGAAGCCGTTGCAGACGGTGATTTCGAGCGCCGCATCCTGAATATTTCCGAAAAAGGCGATGCCGGCAGGCTGCTTCATGCGATCAATCGGTTGATCGACAGGTCTGACGCTTATGTGCGTGAAACCAAGGCTTCTCTGGAATATGTTTCCGAAAACAAATACTTCCGGCGAATTTCGACCAAAGGCATGACAGGTGCATTCGGTGTTGCCAGCGAGTCGATCAATATTGCCATGCAGGCCATGGAGGAACGCGTCGGTTCTTTTACCGGGGTGGTGGAGAACTTCGAAACAAAAATGGCAACAGTGGTTGAATCGGTCACGACGGCTTCGGGCGAGCTTGAAGATAGCGCCAGGTCAATGGATCAGTCCTCTACTTCGATGGACGAGCAAGCAACGGCAGTGGCATCGTCTGCCGCCAATGCGTCGTCCAATGTCAGTTCCGTTGCGGCAGCTACCGAGCAGATGACGCAGTCGGTAAGCGAGATCAACCAACAGGTCAGCTATTCGGCGCAAATCGCCGGCGAAGCCGTAAATGAGGTGGAGAAAGCCAACCACGATATCAAAATGCTGGCTGAATCTTCCGACAAGATCGGCGAAGTTGTTTCGCTTATCACCGACATCGCAAATCAGACCAATCTCTTGGCGCTCAATGCGACGATCGAAGCAGCTCGGGCCGGCGAAATGGGCAAAGGCTTTGCCGTTGTTGCATCCGAAGTCAAGGAACTGGCCAGCGAAACGGCCAAGGCAACGGACGAGATCGGTGCGCAGATCAAGTCCATTCAATCGGCAAGTTCGCAGGCAGTTGAGTTTATTGGGTCGATCGGTACAACCATTTCCAAAGTCAGCGAAATTGCATCTGCAATCTCTGCGGCAGTTGAAGAGCAGGGCGCTGCGACGGCGGAGATCGCTCGTAACATCGAGCAGGCTTCGGCTGGTACGAACGAAGTAAGTTCCAACATCGGCATGATCACCAACATGGCCGGGTCGACGAAAACCGAGGCCAATCATGTCTTGCATGCTGCCTCAGGATTGTCGGAGCAGGGTGAGATGCTTCGCCATGAAGTGGACGGTTTTTTGAGCGAGGTGCGTCAGGTCATCTGA